The DNA window ACCCAGGGCCGTGGGGTTGAAGACCGTGTCGAGCGTGCGGATGCGCCCCTCCACGACGGTGAAGAACAGCACGGAGTGCAGCCGGCCTCGCGGCGCGACGACGAGCGCCACCTGGCCATCGACGAGCGCGACTTGAGAGACACGGGCACGAGCCGCGTGGAGACGCGCCTGGCTGGCCACGTTGCTCGCGCCGTGGACCTCCTTGGGGGCGCCTGTCGGCAGCCGCATGTCGGTCCGGGCCACGACGTCCGGGTCCAGCACGGCGAGCAGCGCGTCGAGGTCCCCGCCTCGCGTGGCGGCGAGGAACGCGCTGACGACCTCGCGCTGCCGGGAGAGGTCCGCGTCCGGTGAGAGGGCCGCGCCGTGGACCCGGCGGCGCGCGCGGCTGGCGAGCTGCCGCGTGGCCGCCGCGTTGCGCCCGACGATGGGGGCAATCTCGTCGAAGGACATGGAGAACAGGTCGTGCAGCACGAAGGCGATGCGCTCGGAAGGGTTGAGCGCGTCGAGCACCACGAGCAGCGCGAACCCCACGGAGTCCGCCATGAGGGCCTCCTGTTCGGGCGTGCTCCCATCCGTGCGGGTGGCGAATGGCTCTGCGCCCTGCTCGTCCTCGGGCTCCTCGCGCCGCGACTTGCGGGTGCGAAGGAAGTCCAGGCACACCCGCGCGACGACGGTGGTCAGCCAGCCCCGGGGGTTGGTCACCTCGCGCGTGTCCGCGCGGCTGTGATGGAGCCAGGCCTCCTGGACCGCGTCCTCCGCCTCGCTCAGGGAGCCGAGCATCCGGTAGGCCACGCCCCGCAGATGGGCCCGGTGCGTCTGGAAGTCCTCTGCGCTGAGATTTCTTTCGTCCATCGGTCACATTCTTTCGAAGGGCTCCGTCATCGCGGCGCCGGACGAATTAACGCCGGATTCGCACGCAAGCCAGGGGCAAGCAACCCCCTTTCAACGAGGGCCCTCCGTGGCCCCGATAGGAACACGTCCATGAACTCCCGAATGAAGAACCCCGCGATGGTTGTCCCCGGTGCCATGGCCGCCCTGCAGTCCTTGGGCGCCGTCGTATTCAAGGGGGGTGCTCCGAAGAAGACGCTCGAGCTGATGAACCTGCGCGCCAGTCAAATCAACGGCTGCGGCGTGTGCGTGGACATGCACGCGCGGATGGCGAGGAAGTCGGGTGAGACGGAGGACCGCCTCTTCGCGGTGGCCGCGTGGAGGGATGTGCCCTACTTCACCGACGCCGAGCGCGCCGCGCTGGCGCTCACCGAGTACGTCACTCGCCTCAGCGACAAGTCCGACCCCGTCCCCGACGACATCTGGAACGAGGCCGCGCGGTACTACGACGAGCAGGCCCTGGCGGCCCTGGTCATGTCCATCGCGATGGTCAACCTCTGGAACCGGCTCAACGCGACGACGCGCCAGGTCGCCGACCCTCACGCCCGTTGGTAGGCAATAGGCCTGTGTGCCGCGCCATCACCGACGGCGGACAGCCGAACTCGCGCCGGAAGGCGTGGGTGAAGTGGCTGTGCGAGGAGAAGCCCATCGCGAGCGCGACGTCGGTGATGCGGCCCGCGGCGTGCTCCAGCTCGAAGAGGGCGGCGCGGAGTCTCAGGCGCGTGAGGTGCGTGTGCAGCGTCTCCCCCGTCACCGCGCGGAAGACACGGCTGGCATGGAAGGGCGAGGTCTTCGCCGCTTCCGCCAACGCCCCCACCGTCAGCCGCTCCGTGAAGCAGGTGGCCATGAGGTGCTGGAGCTCCTCGGCGAGCTGACGCCAGGCGGGAGAGAGGACTCGCGGCTTGCGTGAAGGCGCACGCTCCTCCGCGTGGAGCTGGTGGACCAGGGCCAGCGCCGTCTCCTCGCGAGCAAAGGGGTCCGGGTCGCGGAGCAGTTGGACGTGAAGGCGCGCGGCGCTCGCGGACACCTGACAGGTGTGGGAGCCCTCACGAGGGGTCCACTCCTCCGCCAGAGCGCCCCTCAACAACAGCAAGGTGCCGCGCTGGGGCCGCTCCGACGGAGTCTCCATCCAGTACTCGTTGCCTGGCGTGTTGAGCGCGGCCGTCGCCGGGTCCACCACGCTGCGCCGGCTGCCATGCGTGCGCAGGTGGGTGCCCGTCTGAAGCAGGTCCGCCTCCAGGTAACGAGCGTGCTCGCGCCACCGCATGCGCGGCCCGCCGTCACACGTCCATTCTCCCACCAACAGCTCGGGAGTCTTGACGAGCAGACGGAGCGTGCACGGCGGCTCCCAGTCCTGGTTCATCCGGTGAGGATGGCGGAAGGGCTCAGGGATGGGAAGCAGGCAGCAGCTCGGGCGGAATCGGATTCGCCTCGTCCTCCGACTGCCAGACCACGCTGGTGACCCACCAGCGCGTGCCGTCGAAGTAGAGCTGGAGGTAGTTGACGCCCCGGCCCGGTGTTCCCTCCCCCAGGCCCGTGCGCGCCTCGTAGGTGGACGCCACGTGCGCGATGTTGCCGTAGCGCTTCACCGTCCGGTGGATCTCCCACTCCCGGAAGCCCCCGGCAATCAGCGGCTCCGTGGACGCCGCGAAGCGGGCGTGGTCGTACACCTCCAGCGTCTTGCCGATGGCCACGAAGTGAATCCAAGGGCTGTACAGCGTCCTGTCCCGAGCCCACTGACGCGGCTCATCCGGCGCGATGTTGACCACTTCGTAGAAGGCCCGCATCACCCCGTCGATGGTGGTGACGTCCTCGGGGCGCGCGGCGACGGCGTCGGAGGAAGCGGCCGCGTCGGAGCGCGGGGGCGCATGTGTACAGCCAGCGGCGAGCAGCAGCAGGAGACAACCCAGATGGGTTCGCATGCCCTCAACATGAAGAGGGCGGCGGGTGAGCCGCTATCAGAATCTTGCGCACTCCTGAACGCCGCGCCCACCCCCATGCACCTATTGGCGACACGACCCATCCTCCCCACCGTCGGCGACGCTCAACGACACCGGAGGAGCTGGCATGCGGGGAACACTCGGATGTGCATTGTTGGGAATGGGACTCATGGCTTGCGGCCTCTCCACGAGCGAGGGCGATGAAGACCTTTCGCGGACGGACTCCCACGTCCGCGAAGCCTCGGCGCGGGCCTGCCCACCCGGCGTGGCCTCTCGCATCCAGGTCGTCACACCTCCTGGGAGCGGTCCTGTCATCATCAGCGGCCGGCTCCTGGGCACCGACCAGCTCGTCAGCGCCCAGGACCGGCTCTTCTTCGGGACCAACTTCCTCGATGGCAGCTCCGTGCTCTGGAGCACGGACGGGACACCGCAAGGCACCGCGGAGGTGAAGAAGTTCGCGCCTGTCCCCATCGGCCCTCCGCGCATGGGAGGGCTCGTGGCCGCGGGCGCGCAGGTCTTCTTCGACTTCCATGACCCGGCCACCGGCAACGAGCTGTGGGTCAGCAACGGCACCGAAGCGGGAACCCATCTCGTCAAGGACCTCTCTCCGGGCCCCGAGAGCACCTGGTTCCACCACATCACCGCGCTCGACGGACTGCTCGTCTTCGTGCGCACCGTGCCGGGCGCGGCGCCGCACTTCCCTCGGTATGAAGTCTGGCGCTCGGACGGCACCTCCACCGGCACCTTCCGCGTGGCCGACCTGCCCTCGGACTTCCAGGTCCGCTATGTCTCGCTGACCGTGGACCACGCCCTCCACCTGTTCCTGTCCTCGGGGAGCCAGGGCACCGTGCTCTGGCGCACGGATGGCACCACCGCCGGCACCTTCGCCCTCAAGAAGCTGGATGCCTCGAACACGTACGTCAACGACGTGAGTCACGCGGGCAGCCTGGGCCTCTTCGTGCTGGATGACAGCCCCAACGCCGAGGTGTGGAAGACCGATGGAACCCAGGAGGGCACGCTCCGCCTGGAGTCCTTCGGCGCCCCCACCCGCCTGATTGGAACCCTGGGGTCCCAGGTCTATCTGGCCACCGTGTCCTCGGACTCTCGCTACCTCCACATCAACCGCGTCTCACTGAACGGCGGCGCGAAGACTCGCATCACCACGCTCCCCAATCCCTACGCGGACGAGCCGGAGGCAACGCCTTACATCCAGCGCACGACTCGCGCGGGAGGAAAGCTCTACTTCTCCATGGCCATCAGCAGCACCGGCCCCGCGCCCCGCGAGGTGTCTCTCTGGGTCACCGACGGAACCGCCGACGGGACGAAGCGGCTGCATCACCCGTTGTCGCTGGGGGATGAATACTTCTCGCCGCTGTTCGCCGCGACGAACGGCACCGTGTTCTTCACCGCGTCGACGGATGGCCTGTATCCCGAGCCGTGGTTCACCCGAGGCACGCGCTCCACCACGGGCCAGCTGGCGGACATCAGCCCCGGCACGTATGGCTCGGCGCCGGATGGCTTCGCCCAGCGCGGCGACCACGTCTTCTTCTTCGCCCATGACGACACCGGGGAGACGCAGCTCTGGAGCGCCCCCATCCAGCTCATCTGTCCCCCGGGGCCCGCCGAATCCGAGGAGTGACTCCGCGCTTCACCGGCGAGGCGCGGGGAATTTCCGGAGGCACTTCGAGTTGCGGAGCCGGCCGAGTCCGCAACCACGTCCGCCACCGGAGCTCCCATGAAGCTGTCTCTTCCGCTGCTCATCGCGCTCGTCTCACTGCCCGCCTTCGCGCAAACGCCCACCCCGGACACCGCCACTGCCCGGCGGCAAATCCAGGGCGTCATCGAGGACTTCCGCCAGTCCATCATCCAGCGGGACACGAAGAAGTTCCTCACGCTGTTCCTGCATGACGACATCACGTGGCAGCCCGCGCAGGGGGATGCGCTCCTCAAGAAGCTGCGCGAGAAGAACCCCAAGGCCCGCAAGGCGCCCACCCACCAGAAGAACAGCCCCTCGGCCTTCATCGCGGACATCGCCTCGGACAAGGAGCCCAGCGAGGAGAAGTTCAACAACATCCGCATCGAGACGGATGGCACCGTCGCGGCCGTCTCGTTCGACTTCACCTTCCATCTTGGAGACCGCGTCATCAATCGCGGGCAGGAGCACTGGCTCCTGGTGAACTCGGACAACGGCTGGAAGATTGCTTCGGTCGTCTATTCCAACAACGACTGACAGGGACTCGGACCTGGTGGTGCGTCAGTCCACGATGAAGAGCTTCGCGCCCGTCTAGGTCGACGAGCGATGCTCCCCGTCGGCATCCGCGACCTGATAGCTCATCATCGGCCCCAACTCGAAGCGCCGGCCGTCCTTCAGCTCCGTAAGCAGCGTCCCCTCCAACACGAGGAGGATGTGTCCTCGGGCGCACCAGTGGTTCGCCACGTATCCCGGTGTGTACTCGACGAGCCGGACCCGGATGTCTCCCAGTTGGAGCGTCCGCCAGAACGCCTTGCCTGTATCTCCCGGGTGCTCGGTGGACTGGATGGCGCTCCAATCCGTGGTGCAGAAGGGAATGCTCGAGATCTTCAGGCGAGGCTCCTTCCCGAGTGGAAAGGCGTCACACTATCCCCCTCATCCCGCAGGTGCGACCGGCGGCCCGTGGCTCGCGGAGTCCTCGAGGACACTACTCCCGGGCCGGCAATCCCACTGCACGGGACGTGACCCGGGCCTCGGCGAGCAGCCAGTCCTTGAACAGGACCACGTCCTTGCGGCTCGACAGCGGCCGAGGGTGGGCGACCCAATAGCCGAAGTCGTTGGGGAGCACCTTCGGGAAAGGCTGGACCAGTCGTCCGGCCTTCAAGTCATCGGCGGCGAGCAGCAGCCGCCCCAGCGCCACGCCATCTCCTTGCCGCGCGGCCTGGAGCACGAGGCCCGCGTCGTTGAACGTGAGGCCCTTGTCGGCATCCACACCCTTCACTCCCGCGGCATCCAACCAACGGCGCCACCCATCCTTCGGCGTGTCGTGGATGAGCCGGACCTTCACCAGGTCCGAGGGCGAGCGCAGCTTCTTCGCGACCGCCGGGCTGCACACCGGGCTCAGCCCCTCCGAGGCGAGCGGCTCCGCCTTGAGCCCCGTCCACCGACCCAGCCCCGAGCGGATGCCGATGTCGAAGCGGTCGTCCAGGAAGTCCCATAGCTCCGCCGCGCTCGTCAGGTGGAGCTCCACCCCTGGATGGAGTGCGCGGAAGCCCTCCAGTCGCGGCAGGAGCCAGCAGGAGGCGAACGACGGCAGCACCGTGAGACGCAAGGGGCCCTGCTCGGCTTCGGACAGGCGGGTGGTCGCCTCGGAGAGCCGCTCGAACACAGGCGTCAGCTCTCGCAGGTACTCCAAGCCCTTGCGGGTCAACGTCAGCGCGTGACCACGGCGCTCGAACAAGGAGACGCCGAGCCAGTCCTCGAGCTGGCGGACTTGATGGCTGATGGCCGCCTGGGTGACGCGCAGCTCCGTGGCGGCGCGGGTGAAGCTCAGGTGTCTCGCTCCCGCCTCGAACGCACGAAGAGCGCCCAGCGGTGGAATGCGACGCATGCTCGATGAGCTCCCTTTATCGAGCGGTCGAGGATAGCTCGCTGGGCCCCTGGCTCGAAATGGAGTTTCTGATGGGCCGCGCCCCACCGCGATGAACGCTGGCGCATGAGGCCTTCGCCATGATTCCCGCTGAAGTCTGGGTGATGTTCCTGGGGTACACAGTCCCGATGGTGTTCAGCCCGGGGCCCGGCAACACGGTGCTCGCCACCGCGGGCGGACGGTTCGGCATCCGAGGCTCCCTGCCGTTCTGGCTGGGCTTCGAGGTCGCCAACGTCGCGCTGTGCATCATCTACGGACTGGGGCTGGGGAGCGTGCTCCAGGAGATTCCCGCGCTGCACCAGGTGCTCCGCGTGTGCAGCGTCGTGTACCTGCTCTATCTCGCGTGGGGGTTTCTCCGGTCCGCTCGTGCTCCGGCGGGCGGACACGAGGAGCCCGTGGAGAAGCTGGGGTTCATCGAGGGGCTGCTCGCCGTGGCCTTCAACCCGAAGATCCACTCGATGATTCTGGTGATGTTCTCCCAGTTCCTCAATCCGACGCAGGGGACCCTCTCGCAAGCCGCGCTGCTCACAGTGGCGTTCCTGGGCGTCTGCGTGGTGTGCCACTTCCCCTGGCTCTATGGGGGCAAGGTCATCCTGGGGCGCTTCCGCTCCGAGAAGGCCCTGCGCATCCAGGGCTGGACGTTCGGGGCGTGCATGGTCGGCGTCGCCGCCTATGTGGCCTTCGCGTAGGAGCCGCGGAGCCTCATGGGCCCCGCGGCTCTGGGTTCACTGCGTCAGCGCTTGATGACGAAGTCCACGCGCCGGTTCTCGCTTCGGCCTTCCGGCGTGTCGTTCGACGCCACCGGACGCGAGGGGCCGTAGCCTCGGGCTTCGAGGCGCGAGCCATCGATGCCCCGCTGGATGAGGTAGGCCCGCACCGCTTCCGCGCGGGACTGACTCAGCTCGCGGTTGAGCGTCTCGGGCCCCGTGTTGTCCGTGTGGCCCTCGACACGAATCGCGACATCCGGCCGTGACTTCAGCATCTCCACGACTTCATCCAACACGCGCGCGCCCTCGCCCTCGATGACCGAGAGCCCCACGGGGAAGGTGACTCGGCGGCCCGACAGCGAGAGCTTCTCCTCCGGCGCCGGCGACTTCACCGGCTCGGGGCAACCCTGGCTCTCCACGGTCCCCTTCTCCTTCGGGCACTTGTCCTCGTCGTCCGGAACACCATCGCCGTCCGAGTCCTTCACCGGCGCGGGGCAGCCCTGGTGCTCCGTCGTGCCCTTCTCCTTCGGGCACTTGTCCTCGTCATCCGGAACACCATCGCCGTCCGAGTCCTTCACCGGCGCGGGGCAGCCCTCGTGCTCCGCCGTGCCCTTCTCCTTCGGGCACTGGTCCTTCGCGTCCGGCACTCCGTCGCCGTCCTCGTCCGGCGCAGGGCAACCCTGGGACTCCGCGCTCCCCGCTTCATTCGGGCAGCGGTCCAGACGGTCCACGACGCCGTCACCATCCGAGTCCTGGTCCGGGCAGCCCTCGTTCTCCGGCACACCCGCCTCGCGCGGACACCGGTCCTTCTTGTCGGGCACCGAGTCCCCATCGCTGTCGGAGTCAGGCTTCTGCTCGGGCTCGTGCGCCCACGCGATTCCAGCCCCCACTCGCCACGACGGCGTCCCTGGGATGTCCGTGAAGCCATGCCCCGCCAGCGCATTCAGCTCGAAGCCACTCCCGATGGGCAGCCGAACACCTCCCAACAACTCCACGGCCACATCCGGATGCACCAGCGACTCCGCCACCTGCAACGCCAGCTCGCCGCGCAGGCCCTTGCCTCGCGTCGCCACCACCACCGACTGCTCCAGCTCCGTCCCCACGTCGCGCCCGGGCTCGACCTCCTTCGACCTCACCCGCGCCCCCACACTCGCCCCCAGCGCGAACATCCCGACCTCGCGCCCCAACGACACACTCGGCGAGAACTGGAGCCCGGCCCATTGCTCCTGCCGACCGAACGCGCTCGCCCGTCCTCCCGGCAACCCCACCTCCAACCCCACCGCCAACGACAACGGCGCCCCGTCCTCCCGCCGCATCAACGAATAGCGAGCCCCCACCTCCGGCGTCCCAAGCCCCGACGACGAAGGCTCCGAGACTCCCGCGTACAAGCCCGCCCCATGTCCGCCCTGCGACAGGATGACCGGCAACCTCGCGGACACCTCCAACCGGTCCACCGGAGACCAGGCTCCCTGGAGCCACGCCGACGTCCTGTAGTGCAGGATGGACCGGCTGCTCCCATCGTTGCCCTCCAGAATCAGGATGCCGCGCTCGTATCCCGCAAGGAGGCTGAGCCGATAGCCGCCTTCCGAGAGCACGCGCCCCGTCT is part of the Myxococcus landrumus genome and encodes:
- a CDS encoding sigma-70 family RNA polymerase sigma factor, with protein sequence MDERNLSAEDFQTHRAHLRGVAYRMLGSLSEAEDAVQEAWLHHSRADTREVTNPRGWLTTVVARVCLDFLRTRKSRREEPEDEQGAEPFATRTDGSTPEQEALMADSVGFALLVVLDALNPSERIAFVLHDLFSMSFDEIAPIVGRNAAATRQLASRARRRVHGAALSPDADLSRQREVVSAFLAATRGGDLDALLAVLDPDVVARTDMRLPTGAPKEVHGASNVASQARLHAARARVSQVALVDGQVALVVAPRGRLHSVLFFTVVEGRIRTLDTVFNPTALGQMEVAVFPA
- a CDS encoding carboxymuconolactone decarboxylase family protein yields the protein MNSRMKNPAMVVPGAMAALQSLGAVVFKGGAPKKTLELMNLRASQINGCGVCVDMHARMARKSGETEDRLFAVAAWRDVPYFTDAERAALALTEYVTRLSDKSDPVPDDIWNEAARYYDEQALAALVMSIAMVNLWNRLNATTRQVADPHARW
- a CDS encoding helix-turn-helix transcriptional regulator yields the protein MNQDWEPPCTLRLLVKTPELLVGEWTCDGGPRMRWREHARYLEADLLQTGTHLRTHGSRRSVVDPATAALNTPGNEYWMETPSERPQRGTLLLLRGALAEEWTPREGSHTCQVSASAARLHVQLLRDPDPFAREETALALVHQLHAEERAPSRKPRVLSPAWRQLAEELQHLMATCFTERLTVGALAEAAKTSPFHASRVFRAVTGETLHTHLTRLRLRAALFELEHAAGRITDVALAMGFSSHSHFTHAFRREFGCPPSVMARHTGLLPTNGREGRRPGASSR
- a CDS encoding DHCW motif cupin fold protein, which codes for MKISSIPFCTTDWSAIQSTEHPGDTGKAFWRTLQLGDIRVRLVEYTPGYVANHWCARGHILLVLEGTLLTELKDGRRFELGPMMSYQVADADGEHRSST
- the gcvA gene encoding transcriptional regulator GcvA encodes the protein MRRIPPLGALRAFEAGARHLSFTRAATELRVTQAAISHQVRQLEDWLGVSLFERRGHALTLTRKGLEYLRELTPVFERLSEATTRLSEAEQGPLRLTVLPSFASCWLLPRLEGFRALHPGVELHLTSAAELWDFLDDRFDIGIRSGLGRWTGLKAEPLASEGLSPVCSPAVAKKLRSPSDLVKVRLIHDTPKDGWRRWLDAAGVKGVDADKGLTFNDAGLVLQAARQGDGVALGRLLLAADDLKAGRLVQPFPKVLPNDFGYWVAHPRPLSSRKDVVLFKDWLLAEARVTSRAVGLPARE
- a CDS encoding LysE family translocator translates to MIPAEVWVMFLGYTVPMVFSPGPGNTVLATAGGRFGIRGSLPFWLGFEVANVALCIIYGLGLGSVLQEIPALHQVLRVCSVVYLLYLAWGFLRSARAPAGGHEEPVEKLGFIEGLLAVAFNPKIHSMILVMFSQFLNPTQGTLSQAALLTVAFLGVCVVCHFPWLYGGKVILGRFRSEKALRIQGWTFGACMVGVAAYVAFA